Genomic window (Granulicella arctica):
TCTCGGACATTGAGGCAGACGTCTATGTGCTGGTGGATGGCGACGATACCTATGAGGCGAAATCTGCGCCGGAGATGATTGAGAAGTTGCTGGCGGAACGGCTTGATATGCTGAACGGCACGCGGATCACCGAGATTGCCGCTGCCTATCGGCGCGGCCACCAGCTCGGGAACACGATGCTGAGCGGACTGGTTCGGCGGATCTTCGGGAGCCGGATCAAGGACATGCTGTCCGGTTACCGGATCTTCAGCCGGAGATTCGTCAAGTCATTTCCGGCACTCTCTTCGGGGTTTGAGATCGAGACAGAGCTGACGATCCACGCGCTTGAGCTGTCGATGCCGCTGGGCGAAGTCGACACACCGTACAAGGACCGGCCGGAGGGTAGCACCTCGAAGCTGCGGACTTACTCGGACGGGCTGCGCATCCTGCGGACGATTATGCTGCTGGTGAAGGATGAGCGGCCGCTGATCTTCTTCGCGAGCGCCGGCCTGGTGCTGTTTCTGCTGGGTTTTGGGCTGAGTGTGCCGATCTTTATCGAGTTCCACGAGACGCACCTGGTGCCCCGCTTTCCGACGGCGATCCTGTCGTTGGGCCTGGTGCTGATGTCGTTTCTCTCGCTGGTGTGCGGTCTGGTGCTGGATTCAGTGGCGCGCGGCCGCAAGGAGAACAAGCGGATGACGTACCTCTCGATTGCAATCTGGCAGGGCTAAGCGCTACCTACAGCGGGTAGGCGTAGAAGTTGCTGGCGCCCAGTTGATGCCAGCCTTCTGGGACCTGCTCCGAGGTCTCGAAGCTGCCTACGATGGCCTTGATGTTGCGGGCGCGGAGTGCGTCTACGACGGCCTGCTTGTCGGCTACATGCTTCCAGAAGGCCCCGGGATCGGAGCCGTCCGGCACCTCTATCTCAGCCCGGATGGGTGTACCGGCGATGCGTGCCCAGTAGTGATCGACGTAGCAGGCTACATCGCCGAAGCAGGCGATATCGCTGCCCGGGGTAATGCCGAGGCCGGTGATGCCCTTTGCGGCGGGATAGATTTGCTTGCTGTAGGCGCCGCGGGGGTAGCCGGTGACGCTTTCGGTGCGGCGGCGGTCGCCGAGATCGCTGGCGGCGGTGGCGAAGACGAGACCGGCGAAGAGCAGGGCCATGCCGGTGGCAATCTCACCCTGGTAGCCGTTCTTCGGGCGGCGCAGCATTGCGAGGACAGGGATGGCGACGAATAGAAATGCCGGGGTTAGATAGCGATCCTGCAGATCGATGGGGAAGTAGATGCCGAGCATCAGCAGGCCCCAGAGGGCGACTGGCGCTAATGGCAGCCATGAGGCGCGCCTGCGTCCGATAAAGCAGCCCAGCAGCAGCAGGGTGCCGAGGATGACGAAGGATTCCAAGTGGCCCACGAGGTAGCGGAGGAGGAGGACTGTCGTGCGCTTGAGGCGAAGGATATGGCCGTGGAGGTAGACCTGCGGCTTGATGGTATCGGTCCAGTAGGACGGATCGAACCAGAGGGGATAGGTGCCGACCGGGTGCCGGGCGAAGGAGTAGACGGGGGGCGCGTTCACGATCAGCTCTTCGTGATGTTTGAAATCGGCCTTGGCGTGGCCGAGATCGCCCGTGTGCCACTCGTGCCAGCGACCCGTCTCGTCGACGAAGTAGGCGTAGTTCAGCCGGGCTGACTCGCCGGTGGTGAATCGCCCGCGCTGCTTTGAGATCGCGAGGATGTATGGACCGGCGATGCAGGCGAAGACGACGCCCGCGAGCAGAATGCCGCTGACGATCCGCGTACGGCGCTGGCCCTTGCGGGTGATGCCGAAGACGAACAGGGCAGCCAGAAGGATGCCGGACGGCAGGAAGGCGAATGATTTCGTCAGGTAAGCCAGGCCAAGCGCCAGGCCAAGGAGCGGGTAGTAGATGAAACGGCCAGTGCTCTGCAGGCGGAGCAGGAAGGCGGCAGCGATAAAGAAGAAGAAGAGCAGGAGGGCATCCGCTCGGACGGCACCGATGGCGAGTTCACGCTGGAAGCCGAGGAAGAGCAGGCCAAGCGAGACGAGGAGAAGCGCGGGCTGCGAGAAGGCAGGGAGTGAATCTGCATCCGTAACGAACTTCTCGCGAACGCGCAGGAGCGACAGAACGAGGTAGAGGCTGGCTCCAATGCAAGCGACGAAGATGAAGAAATTGACCCAGAAGTAAGTCTGCAGCTCGTTCCAGCGCGAAGGATGCGCGACGATCTGGCCTACGGCGAGGGTCGCTGCATAGGCAGGGTTCCAGTAGCCATTGATGGCGACAGGCCAGTTGTGGGTGTGGATCGCGTCGGCGATATCCATGAAGGAGACCGCATCGCCATCCAACTGGTAGTTGTCGTACTTGGCATACCCGATGCCGCAAAGGATCATGAGCAGTGCGTACAGAACAACGATCTTACGGAGGCGCGCTGGGTTTGCTGGAGTCATAGAGGAGCGTTACAGGAAGTTCGCCCAAGTATCTCACGACAGCTGGTTACAAAAGGAATGGGCCACGCTTTGGAAGCGTGGCCTATTCCTTGAAAGCATAGGTACTTACATCTCTTTGACGCCGTCTACGAAGGCCTTCAGCTTGCGGCTGCGGCTTGGGTGACGGAGCTTGCGGAGGGCCTTGGCCTCGATCTGCCGGATGCGCTCACGCGTCACCTGAAAGCTCTGGCCTACCTCTTCAAGCGTGTGTTCGGAGCCATCTTCGAGGCCGAAGCGCATCTTGATGACACGCTCTTCGCGCGGCGTCAGGGTGCGGAGAACCTGCGAGGTGTACTCCTTCAGATTAACCGAAATGACGGCATCGGACGGGCTGACTGCCATACGATCTTCGATGAAGTCGCCGAGGTGCGAGTCTTCCTCTTCGCCGATTGGCGTTTCGAGGGAGATAGGCTCCTGGGCAATCTTGAGGACCTTCCGGACCTTTGCGACCGGAATATC
Coding sequences:
- a CDS encoding glycosyltransferase family 2 protein, giving the protein MPTDLPDAPKVAVLIPCYHEEAAITKVVTDFRAALPMATIYVYDNNSRDRTVELARLAGARVYSETLQGKGHVVRRMFSDIEADVYVLVDGDDTYEAKSAPEMIEKLLAERLDMLNGTRITEIAAAYRRGHQLGNTMLSGLVRRIFGSRIKDMLSGYRIFSRRFVKSFPALSSGFEIETELTIHALELSMPLGEVDTPYKDRPEGSTSKLRTYSDGLRILRTIMLLVKDERPLIFFASAGLVLFLLGFGLSVPIFIEFHETHLVPRFPTAILSLGLVLMSFLSLVCGLVLDSVARGRKENKRMTYLSIAIWQG